One Holophagales bacterium genomic window, TCGCCGAGTACGCGCAACTGCTCTCGACCCGCGGGCCGCTCGCCTTCTCCGAAATGGCAGCCCGGATCACCGCGCTCCGCGAAACCGCGGCGAGGCTCCTCGGCGTGACGAAGGAGCTCGGAGGCGCCGGGTCGATCGCGATCGTCCCGAACACGACGTTCGGACTCTCCCTCGTCGCGCAGGGGCTCGACTGGCGGCCGGGCGACGTCGTCGTGACGACGGAGTCGGAGTTTCCGGCGAACCTGACGCCGTGGCTCGACCTGGCGCGTCACGGAGTCGAGGTCCGGCGGATTCCGACCCGGGACGGGGCGTTCACGGCAGAGGAGGTCTTCGCGGCCTGCGATCCGCGCACGCGCCTCGTCTCGCTCTCCCTCGTCGCGTACCACACCGGATTCGTCGCGCCGGCCGCAGAGATCGGCGCGTTCTGCCGCGGGAACGGGATCGTCTTCGGCCTCGACGCGATCCAGGCGGTCGGGGCGGTCCCCGTCGACGTCGCCGCGCTCGGGCCCGACTACCTCTCTGCCGACGGGCACAAGTGGATGCTCGGGCCCGAAGGGTGCGGGCTCTTCTTCACGACCCCGTCGCTGCGCACGCGCTTGCGCCCTCCGTCGGGCTGGCTGAACCTGAAGCGGACCAGCCCGGCGCAGTACGACGTCGGCGACCGGCCCGAGTACGTCGAAGACGCGACGAAGTTCGAGATCGGCGCGCCGCCAACCCCGGGCGTCTACGCCCTCCACGCCTCGATCGGTCTCCTCCTCGAAGCCGGGACCGGGGTGATCGGGGAGAGGATCCGCGCGGTGCTCGCCGTCCTGGAGGAGGGGCTGCCGCGCCTCGGCTGGGAGCCGGTCCTCCACGCTCAGGCGATACGCTCGGGCATTCTCTCGGCCCGCCCGCCCGCCGGCACGGACCCGCGCCGGGCCATGCGCCACCTCGAGTCGAACGGGGTCGCCTGCTCGGCCCGCGCCGGCTTCCTCCGGCTCTCGCCGCACGTCGGGAAC contains:
- a CDS encoding aminotransferase class V-fold PLP-dependent enzyme; translated protein: MDFSRESLDREFPSRLSTIQMNHAAVSPLPTRAVAALAEYAQLLSTRGPLAFSEMAARITALRETAARLLGVTKELGGAGSIAIVPNTTFGLSLVAQGLDWRPGDVVVTTESEFPANLTPWLDLARHGVEVRRIPTRDGAFTAEEVFAACDPRTRLVSLSLVAYHTGFVAPAAEIGAFCRGNGIVFGLDAIQAVGAVPVDVAALGPDYLSADGHKWMLGPEGCGLFFTTPSLRTRLRPPSGWLNLKRTSPAQYDVGDRPEYVEDATKFEIGAPPTPGVYALHASIGLLLEAGTGVIGERIRAVLAVLEEGLPRLGWEPVLHAQAIRSGILSARPPAGTDPRRAMRHLESNGVACSARAGFLRLSPHVGNEPEEAVRVLDLLARL